The following proteins are encoded in a genomic region of Herminiimonas arsenicoxydans:
- a CDS encoding Putative malonyl CoA-ACP transacylase (Evidence 3 : Function proposed based on presence of conserved amino acid motif, structural feature or limited homology; Product type pe : putative enzyme) — translation MSNRIAILCSGQGGQHADMFDILREDARVSQLLQTWPLEELCGHALADILADEHLMFANPIAQPLVVASILASWEAVKGLIPRPLITAGYSIGELASWSVAGALAPDETIRLAGLRAKLLQGCITPEQPQVMLAISLSQALIQMAELEPVLRAHGFFVAIEVDEDAVIAGGLLGNADALEASVSAAGGKVTRLPIEIASHTPWMRNAVKPFEDAVTASGMSNPLFPVLAGISGARLHNKDAAASALSRQLAEPIRWQGVMDSLDEAGVAMAIELGPGAALSRMLEARHPHIQCRSVAEFRSLAGLKRWVEQYADT, via the coding sequence ATGAGTAATCGCATTGCTATCTTGTGCTCCGGACAGGGAGGACAGCACGCGGACATGTTCGATATCCTGCGTGAGGATGCGCGGGTCAGCCAGTTGCTGCAGACATGGCCGCTGGAAGAACTGTGCGGACATGCGCTAGCGGATATCCTGGCGGACGAACACCTGATGTTTGCCAATCCGATTGCACAACCGCTGGTGGTCGCGAGCATATTGGCAAGCTGGGAAGCCGTAAAAGGACTCATCCCCAGGCCCTTGATTACCGCCGGTTACAGCATAGGCGAGCTGGCATCCTGGTCGGTGGCGGGGGCGCTGGCGCCGGATGAGACGATCAGGCTGGCTGGGTTACGCGCAAAACTGCTGCAAGGTTGCATTACGCCCGAGCAGCCGCAAGTGATGCTGGCCATTTCGCTATCGCAAGCTCTGATACAGATGGCAGAGCTGGAGCCGGTGCTGCGTGCGCATGGTTTTTTCGTTGCGATTGAAGTCGATGAAGATGCGGTGATCGCCGGCGGCCTGCTCGGCAATGCCGATGCGCTGGAAGCATCCGTTAGCGCAGCCGGCGGCAAGGTAACCCGACTGCCAATTGAAATCGCTTCACATACGCCATGGATGCGCAATGCGGTCAAGCCGTTTGAAGATGCAGTAACGGCGAGCGGTATGAGCAATCCCTTGTTTCCTGTTCTGGCAGGAATTTCCGGCGCACGCCTGCACAACAAGGATGCAGCAGCATCCGCATTATCACGCCAGCTTGCCGAGCCGATACGCTGGCAAGGCGTGATGGACAGCCTGGATGAAGCAGGCGTGGCGATGGCGATAGAACTGGGCCCCGGCGCGGCCTTGTCCAGAATGCTGGAGGCGCGACATCCGCATATACAGTGCCGCTCTGTTGCAGAATTCAGATCGCTGGCCGGTTTGAAAAGATGGGTCGAGCAGTACGCAGATACATGA
- a CDS encoding putative Triphosphoribosyl-dephospho-CoA synthase (Evidence 3 : Function proposed based on presence of conserved amino acid motif, structural feature or limited homology; Product type pe : putative enzyme), producing MKQSAHLFPARYREIPGSDAVRASSANRLLRNACLATAGIAIGSLHAELVLYPKPGLVSLIDNGSHADMDAGLFMRSLFSLRHYFVRVAHAGAADVPFGVLKELGIQAEQRMLVATGGINTHRGAIFSLGLLCAAAGYCHGHGLPVSESTLRTVLMSQWGAALERHSMQAASGTSHGMRVAHLYGISGAREEAAKGFPAVFDIGLPQLRNTLAAGRSSYHAQVDALFALMAHMADTNIYHRGGPDGAVLARQAAQGYIALGGTAHPHWYDTALDCHRQFVSRGLSPGGAADMLAASWFVYQTSLGME from the coding sequence GTGAAGCAATCGGCCCACTTATTTCCTGCGCGATACCGGGAAATTCCTGGCAGTGACGCTGTTCGGGCGTCTTCGGCAAACAGGCTGCTGCGCAATGCATGCCTGGCAACGGCCGGCATTGCCATAGGAAGCCTGCACGCAGAACTGGTGCTGTATCCTAAGCCCGGTCTGGTTTCTCTGATAGACAATGGCAGTCATGCCGACATGGATGCCGGCTTGTTCATGCGCAGCCTGTTTTCACTGCGCCATTACTTTGTCCGGGTGGCGCATGCAGGGGCAGCGGATGTGCCGTTTGGCGTATTGAAGGAGCTCGGTATACAGGCCGAGCAACGGATGCTGGTTGCAACCGGTGGCATCAACACGCATCGCGGCGCCATTTTTTCTCTGGGGCTGCTCTGTGCCGCCGCCGGATATTGCCACGGCCACGGATTACCTGTATCGGAAAGCACATTGCGCACGGTGCTCATGTCGCAATGGGGTGCCGCGTTGGAGAGACACTCGATGCAGGCGGCATCCGGCACTTCCCACGGCATGCGTGTCGCACACCTGTATGGCATTAGCGGTGCGCGTGAAGAAGCTGCAAAGGGCTTTCCGGCGGTATTCGATATCGGTCTGCCGCAGTTGCGCAACACGCTGGCTGCTGGGCGCTCGTCATATCATGCGCAGGTGGATGCCTTGTTCGCCTTGATGGCGCATATGGCAGATACCAATATTTATCATCGCGGCGGGCCGGATGGAGCGGTGCTGGCCAGACAGGCGGCGCAAGGATACATCGCACTTGGCGGCACTGCACATCCGCACTGGTACGATACTGCGCTCGATTGTCACCGGCAATTCGTGAGCAGAGGTTTGTCACCGGGTGGCGCAGCAGACATGCTTGCCGCAAGCTGGTTCGTGTATCAGACAAGTCTAGGGATGGAATGA